A genomic region of Pseudopipra pipra isolate bDixPip1 chromosome W, bDixPip1.hap1, whole genome shotgun sequence contains the following coding sequences:
- the LOC135405761 gene encoding class I histocompatibility antigen, F10 alpha chain-like isoform X2 — MAPALGLGALLALLGVLAVSGGQPEVLHSLRYLHMAVTEPSPGVPQFLSMGYVDGIPFMRYDSERGRAEPLTPWMAAGAEPGYWDEQTQIAEGNRLVAADNLETVGGRYNWSGGLHTRQWLYGCDLLSDGSVRGSLRRSYDGRDFISFELGSGSFVAADGAAQITKRKWEHDGIEVERLTHYLGNTCPEWLRKYIRCGREALERKDPPDVHVSGKEEHGILTLSCHAYGFYPRVIGINWLKGDELRDQETEWGGIVPNSDGTFHSWARIEALPGEREQYRCRVEHAGMPEPGIFAWEPESVWNSSPVLVAVSVIAAIIIIGLVGVGVWKLRSGKREGNGYDPAPTSESQQRVWIQILWAGIPGWMPGFQRGMGA; from the exons TTCTCCACTCCCTGCGTTACCTGCACATGGCGGTGACAGAGCCCAGCCCGGGGGTCCCTCAGTTCCTGTCCATGGGATACGTGGACGGGATCCCCTTCATGCGCTACGACAgcgagcggggccgggcagAGCCGCTGACTCCGTGGATGGCGGCCGGAGCCGAGCCGGGATATTGGGATGAACAGACCCAGATTGCTGAGGGGAACCGGCTCGTGGCTGCCGACAACCTGGAGACAGTGGGGGGCCGGTACAACTGGAGTGGGG GTCTACACACAAGGCAGTGGCTTTATGGCTGTGACCTCCTGTCCGACGGGAGCGTCCGTGGATCCCTTCGGCGCAGCTACGACGGGCGGGATTTCATCTCCTTCGAGCTGGGATCCGGGAGCTTCGTGGCGGCCGATGGAGCTGCCCAGATCACCAAGAGGAAATGGGAACACGATGGGATCGAGGTGGAGAGACTGACACATTACCTGGGGAACACCTGTCCAGAATGGCTCCGGAAATACATCAGATGCGGGCGGGAGGCACTGGAGCGCAAAG ATCCCCCCGATGTCCACGTGTCCGGGAAAGAGGAACACGGGATCCTGACGTTGTCCTGCCACGCGTACGGATTCTACCCCAGGGTGATCGGGATCAACTGGTTGAAGGGGGATGAACTGCGGGATCAGGAGACGGAGTGGGGCGGGATCGTTCCCAACAGCGACGGCACCTTCCACAGCTGGGCCAGGATCGAGGCGCTGCCGGGGGAGCGGGAGCAGTACCGGTGCCGGGTGGAGCACGCCGGAATGCCGGAGCCCGGGATCTTCGCCTGGG agccGGAATCCGTCTGGAATTCCAGCCCGGTGTTGGTGGCTGTGTCCGTCatcgctgccatcatcatcattggCCTCGTGGGAGtcggtgtctggaagctccgatccg ggaagagggaggggaatggatacGACCCCGCAcccaccagtgagtcccagcagcgtgtgtggatccagatcctctgggcagggatcccaggatggatgccgggattccagaggggaatgggggcctaa
- the LOC135405761 gene encoding class I histocompatibility antigen, F10 alpha chain-like isoform X3: MAPALGLGALLALLGVLAVSGGQPEVLHSLRYLHMAVTEPSPGVPQFLSMGYVDGIPFMRYDSERGRAEPLTPWMAAGAEPGYWDEQTQIAEGNRLVAADNLETVGGRYNWSGGLHTRQWLYGCDLLSDGSVRGSLRRSYDGRDFISFELGSGSFVAADGAAQITKRKWEHDGIEVERLTHYLGNTCPEWLRKYIRCGREALERKDPPDVHVSGKEEHGILTLSCHAYGFYPRVIGINWLKGDELRDQETEWGGIVPNSDGTFHSWARIEALPGEREQYRCRVEHAGMPEPGIFAWEPESVWNSSPVLVAVSVIAAIIIIGLVGVGVWKLRSGKREGNGYDPAPTTGITA, translated from the exons TTCTCCACTCCCTGCGTTACCTGCACATGGCGGTGACAGAGCCCAGCCCGGGGGTCCCTCAGTTCCTGTCCATGGGATACGTGGACGGGATCCCCTTCATGCGCTACGACAgcgagcggggccgggcagAGCCGCTGACTCCGTGGATGGCGGCCGGAGCCGAGCCGGGATATTGGGATGAACAGACCCAGATTGCTGAGGGGAACCGGCTCGTGGCTGCCGACAACCTGGAGACAGTGGGGGGCCGGTACAACTGGAGTGGGG GTCTACACACAAGGCAGTGGCTTTATGGCTGTGACCTCCTGTCCGACGGGAGCGTCCGTGGATCCCTTCGGCGCAGCTACGACGGGCGGGATTTCATCTCCTTCGAGCTGGGATCCGGGAGCTTCGTGGCGGCCGATGGAGCTGCCCAGATCACCAAGAGGAAATGGGAACACGATGGGATCGAGGTGGAGAGACTGACACATTACCTGGGGAACACCTGTCCAGAATGGCTCCGGAAATACATCAGATGCGGGCGGGAGGCACTGGAGCGCAAAG ATCCCCCCGATGTCCACGTGTCCGGGAAAGAGGAACACGGGATCCTGACGTTGTCCTGCCACGCGTACGGATTCTACCCCAGGGTGATCGGGATCAACTGGTTGAAGGGGGATGAACTGCGGGATCAGGAGACGGAGTGGGGCGGGATCGTTCCCAACAGCGACGGCACCTTCCACAGCTGGGCCAGGATCGAGGCGCTGCCGGGGGAGCGGGAGCAGTACCGGTGCCGGGTGGAGCACGCCGGAATGCCGGAGCCCGGGATCTTCGCCTGGG agccGGAATCCGTCTGGAATTCCAGCCCGGTGTTGGTGGCTGTGTCCGTCatcgctgccatcatcatcattggCCTCGTGGGAGtcggtgtctggaagctccgatccg ggaagagggaggggaatggatacGACCCCGCAcccacca